The Ehrlichia chaffeensis str. Arkansas DNA segment GTGTTGGGGAACGTACACGTGAAGGGAATGATCTTTATCATGAGATGATAGAATCTGGTGTAATAAATTTAGAAAATAAGGATCAGTCACAGGCGGTTTTAGTATATGGTCAAATGAATGAACCTCCTGGAGCAAGGTTAAGGGTTGCATTATCAGCTTTAACTATGGCTGAATATTTTAGGGATGCTGAAAATCAAGATGTACTATTTTTTGTAGATAATATTTTCAGGTTTACTCAATCTGGATCAGAAATTTCAGCTTTGTTAGGGAGAATACCTTCTGCTGTTGGTTATCAGCCAACATTGGCAGCAGAAATGGGTGCAATGCAAGAAAGAATTACTTCCACTAATAGTGGATCTATTACCTCTGTACAAGCAATATATGTACCAGCAGATGATTTAACAGATCCTGCTCCTGCTACTTCTTTTGCACATCTTGATTCAACTACTGTTTTGTCAAGACAAATATCTGAGCTAGGGATATATCCAGCTGTTGATCCTTTAGATTCAACATCTCAAGCTTTATCTGCTGATGTTGTAGGTAAAGAGCATTATGACGTTGCTAAGGAAGTACAACGTATATTACAGACATATAAGTCTTTACAAGATATTATTGCAATTCTTGGTATGGATGAACTTTCAGAGGAAGATAAGCTTATAGTGGCAAGGGCAAGGAAAATTCAAAGGTTTTTATCACAACCTTTTCATGTTGCTGAAGTGTTTACAGGTGCTCCTGGTAAATTTGTATCTCTTGAAGATACTGTTTTAAGTTTTAAAGGATTGGTAGAAGGTAAATATGATCACTTGCCTGAAGCTGCATTTTATATGGTTGGTAGTATAGATGATGTCATAAAAAAAGCAGAATTACTTCAAAAGGAAGGTAAAGTTTAATGAAGTATCTCTCTGTTGAATTTATTACTCCAGATGCTTTTTTAGAGGTAACAAATGTTCTGTCTATTACTTCATATACTGTAGATGGAGAATTTGTAATATT contains these protein-coding regions:
- the atpD gene encoding F0F1 ATP synthase subunit beta, translating into MTAVVDVKFASGKIPKILNALESKEIYNGKKLVLEVSQHISDSIVRCIALDGTDGLSRNDKFIDTGAPISVPVGRGTLGRVFDVLGNTIDECGPLEESSYFIKQIYSEIPKLTDQKIATEILVTGIKVIDLLAPYLKGGKVGLFGGAGVGKTVLIMELIHNIAKAHKGVSVFAGVGERTREGNDLYHEMIESGVINLENKDQSQAVLVYGQMNEPPGARLRVALSALTMAEYFRDAENQDVLFFVDNIFRFTQSGSEISALLGRIPSAVGYQPTLAAEMGAMQERITSTNSGSITSVQAIYVPADDLTDPAPATSFAHLDSTTVLSRQISELGIYPAVDPLDSTSQALSADVVGKEHYDVAKEVQRILQTYKSLQDIIAILGMDELSEEDKLIVARARKIQRFLSQPFHVAEVFTGAPGKFVSLEDTVLSFKGLVEGKYDHLPEAAFYMVGSIDDVIKKAELLQKEGKV